The Festucalex cinctus isolate MCC-2025b chromosome 14, RoL_Fcin_1.0, whole genome shotgun sequence DNA window CGCCGAGGCGTCGGCGGGGTCGTGGGACGCGGGCCTGGTTCTCGCAAAGAGGTCAAAGGTGGCGAACCTGCGGACGGACGCCTGCTTGACCGCCGGGATGTCCACCTGCTTCTGACGCAAAACCTGAGGgacaacaaaaatgtgtttttaaatgagcATTTTAGCTAACAAAGACAAAGaattaaaaacattcaaaatatatCATTCCGTGAAACGCTGCTATAAAATGCAATAATGTAAAGGGGACATATGACTAATTTACATTTTACTGCTTTTATACGGGTGTGATAccatataaaatgtataaatatgtcagAAAAGTTCTTAATTGCCCATGGATGCCAaaaatggcggcaaagcactatttTCCAATTAGACAGGACTAAGTCCTGACTAAATGAATTCACTTCAACTACCACTGCACTaaggtgccacaagatggcgacaaaACAATACGTTTATATTAGACAGGGAATGggcctgagcacaaaaacaaaacaaaaaaaatatgaataggtAAAATTGCAAATACTGGAGTGAACAGCAAATACAGTACAGGGTACATGGGGcaacgccatttttttttttttttttttgatttgggCCTCTAAGTGCAATCATTGAGCCCCGGAGTTGTCCTGGTTACAAATCCATACTTATCTTTAAACTCACCGTTATATTTTACGAAGAGGGCAGGCATGATACAGGACCACCCCCTCAAAATTTCAGCATGACATAAAAATGGGTGTGTGAAGCAATTCTTGATCTTTTGGGTATTTGGACGAatataataaaacacaaaatggcttcAAAAGTAAAATCAATCAGACATTACCTCGTGTCCCCGGATAATAACGTTCCACTTAACTCTAATAACACACGTAGGCTTTaatcatgttttgtttatagCTTTGACGGCGTTAACAatcacgtgttttttttttttttaaagtccatcATTACCTGTCTGAGGAGGGTCCACCTGGCTCGGGCGACATCTGCACTAACGCCGTCATGAGACGTTTGGGAATTTGCAGCGTCCTCGTTCATGTTTCTCCTCTACAAGTGACGTTGGAACGTGTCCAAATTAATATGTAGAGCTGCCAAGTAAAGGTGCAGTGATATGGAAaaggtaaggctttttttttttgttcataaaaagTACACTGACGCGAATGTGATGAGCTGAATTGATGTCACCTGTTAAAGGTTCCTGCTACTTCCGTACACTTTGGATACTTGAGACATGTTCGTAGCTTTCAGAGCAATCGAGCACGGTTTTAAGGAGGAAACAAGCTACTGGGCAACTCTGGTATCGATTACTTTTGTCTTGAGATTTCTCGTTACGTCATCCGCAGCCGGCTTTGTTTAAGGAAGCATGGCCGCTGATAACGTTTCCTTCGGGACCGCGGAGGAAATGTGAAGTAAAATCATGTCTGTTCTCGCTGCACTCCGTTTTGCGGCACGTTTCGTGACATTTCGGTCACGTTGCAAGGATGTTTTTGCCACGAAGCGAGTCATTTGTCGTTCCTTCGCGAAAGTAAGTGTGGCCAAACGTCGAATCGATGTTGCGTTTACGGCCCACTGTGAAACTGGAAACGTCCGATTTGATTAACTTTTTGAAGTGTTGGTAAAGGCTTTTTCTAATTTCAGGAAACACCATTGGACCATCTCGGTCGTGATCTCGAGCGCTATAAGGACTTGAAGGCGCGTTTCAAGAGACATCTGAAGGCAATTTACAGCAGGTTCTCAAATGTGCCTGACCACTCAGCGGTAATCATTAGTGCAACACTCGTTGAATGACCTCCTATGGAGTTATAAACAAACATAATTGTCAAATTCCACCTGATCTGTCTTGACAGGTGTATGGCCGTCATCATGTTTACTTTCTGGAAGGAAACGGCATCTACAGAATGGGAAAGAGAAAACGTATGCAACTAGACACTATTGCAaactttatcatttatttttatgattttgtatTATCCTATTCTCTTTACTTTCAgttatactattgattttattttgtgtagctTTTGTATATTTTAACTTCCCAGGCGTGTTCTGAGTTCTaattgtttatactgtatataatgattgtattcaatttttcccccatattttgtatgattgagtgaataaagactaaaaaaaaaaagtgaattgtaGACAGAATTGCAGCTCTAATACAAAAAAGTAGGACATTTAACATTTGTAGACAATTTATGCACAataagagattaaaaaaaaaaaattggcgttccaaacattattttaagataaatgaagacattttgtattttagtagttttttttgtttgtttttttgtctaataatatcttatttttgttgaatattttatattatcttctctcaagtttttatttttgtctaccTTCtaattttccaacaaaaattaGGATTAGGAAACACAAATATATGAAAAATCGAATATTTGTGTTTCCTAatcctaattaaaaaaaaattataatgttTTGTCTTTTACATGTGTCTAACAATCTATTTCTATATTCTTgtcaattatttttgtattattttttttattgtttgtattacctaatgtatttttacccaatcaatgtttttcaatttttttatatttcaatcaacatttttgtgtatttatattgtgtgtatgtttttatgtatgatctatttttccttttttttttttttttaaatctttttttcattcattcattttccaaaCTAATTATCGTCACTAGGGTTGcaggtgtatttttattaatttttttatttgtatttatttattttatttctcaagTTTGCATTTTTGCAGTATTAATAATTGTATTTCTTATAGACTAGTATTTTCCATTTCAACTTCATTGCCAATAAAACCCCCGTTTTTGGCTCGCAGGCGAGTCGGAACCCGAGCGAGTTCTCGACCTGGGCTGGATCTGCTCCGGTGAGGAGGAGGCACAAGAGTGGACCGTGCAGAGAATGCGACTTTCCCCCCAGGAGAAACATCTTGCCGCCACTGTCAAGACGCGCGACGGCCAAACGATGAGGTCAATGCAGCTTGAAGAGAATTTTGACGCGTTTGCAACGCGTGAGGTGGCGTCACATGTGacttgttcccccccccccgcaggTGCGCGGTTGTGCGGCTCGGCCAAAGCAACATACTCACCCTGGACGACGTCTTCAGCTTTGGTACGCTTTTCAAACGGTTTGAATGAGTCAACAAATGTATTTAACGTGATGTTTGTGTCTTGTAAGAGTGGGCCACAGATGAGGTGTTGTTTTACACCATCCAGGAAGGTGTGAAGTGCCAAAACGTGTATCGTCTGGACCTGACCCAAAATGGCAGCGCGATAATACGCTCCGTGTATGAGGAATCGCAGCCGGAGTGAGTTGAAACAAAcaatcttaaagggatactgtaCTTGACTCACTGTGACATTTGCAGCAGTAAAAATGTAGTAAAttgtccagaataaatttgataactacaatattttttgttaaattaactcattcgctcccagccattttcactgaagcaatccccttcgctactggattttgtctgattttgcaaggcccgcagaatattgtggtgtaaaaaaaaaaaaaaaaagtatatttctatctgtttccgttttgcagcatggccccggttgatctcttatactctgctgccacctattggccgtttttgtaataactagcattgcttcaaccattttctgcagttgagaggctgcatcaaagccttctgtatgctctagcttaaaaaaaaacaaaaaacgtataaatatgtctttgggacactggtcacatttaaaatagaacgcatttatacgtttttgggagaaaattagttaataccttttaaaaactattttttttcgccACTTGCATTCGACGGCAGATggcatcacctgttttctgggtttggtcagcaaaccgagccacgattggtcgttacctacttcctgagcacaaggtgatgtcatcttcagtcgacagcaagtggaacaaTTAGCTTTAAGgggtattaattgtgcatgaaaaattatgaaaatttATCCAAAATAATTCTAAAATAATTCAGTTGTTTTGAGACACATTTACGGTTTTTAAAAGCGGCATACGGGCTCATTTACtaaatatggaggaccaaaaactgCCActattccaaataaataaatgactaaataaatatataaataaaagtggaaataaaaacagatataaaaaaatatttaaaaattaaatacaaatttatttatattttttttctctctttttatttccatttctatgtaatttttttggatataattttcgagttgtattttttaatatccatttttattttcacttttagccagtcatttatttatttattttgaattttggcagttttggtcctccataatttaCATGTAGCATAGACGTAATAGAATCCTTGCAAAATGGGAGGagcttatatatataaataaataccgtATGTCAAGTTTTACCGCTCTTTCTTCCACCTCAGTGTTTTTGTGGAGGTGTCCCTCTCCCGGGACGGCCGCGCGCTGATCATTACCGGCAGCGGCAGGAGCAGCTCGGAGGTGTCGCTGGTGGACGTGTCGGACCCCCGTCTGGAGCCCGTCCTGGTTCAGGCGCGCCGGCCGGACATGTTGTATCACGTGGAGCACTGGCGGCGCCACTTGATCGTACTCGCCAACACGGGGCCTGGACGGGAATATCAGGTCGAGAGGAATAATGATGTTATGATTTTAGGGATGTTGgctaaaatagtttaaaaaaaaaaaaaaaaaaaaaaaaaaaacattccaggtGGTGAAGGCCCCCCTCTCTGATCCCTCAATGACGTCATGGGCCGCCATCTTCACCCCGCGTCGCGGCACCGTGCTCAAAGACATGGACGTGGTCGGGGACCACTGCGTACTGGTTGCCGTGACGACGGGCAACCAGCTTGAGCTTGTGGTCGTCCCGCTCTCCCGACCAAAGGAAGCATATACACTGCaggtatttaaatacaaaaatgtttatttttttattttttttgtgatttttccaCTGACTTGACTGGTGCACTTGAAGCTGCCGTCCTGGGCGAGCGTCGTTGAAAGCAAGCGTCCGGGATGTGCGGACCAACGCGGCGCATTGGAGTTCCTGATCTCGTCCCCGGTCCGTCCCCCGCTATGCTGCCATCTTTACCCCGAGGAAGGCAGACTTTCGTCAGGCTCGGGTTTTCCGAAGGACCGTGCGGATTACGTCACTGCACGCTTGACGGCCTGCAGCCGGGTACCAACACTTGACAtgatgcgtgtttttttttgttttttttttaatgtaagattTAATACGACGTTAGAAAAATTCTGTCAAAGTTCGATCATGATTGATGATTACacctgcattttattttggtgacCTCAACATTTCACTGTCAATGTACTGCAACATTTTGTtcactaattttattttattagtatttttatttgaattgattAATATATTGCCATTCtctattttttgttagttttttttttacttttacacaatttttttggtaatgttttattgtaaaaaaaactagTGCAAGATTAAGATATTAACGTtattttctatttgttttttttccttttagttttttaatgttttattgtaaAGAATGTGTGCaagattttctatttattttttttacttttacacaaatttttaaaaatgttttattgtaaagAATGTGAAAGATTAATATATTAatgttattttctattttttgattttttttttttgcttttacacattttttgttaatgtttttattttaactgtgtGCAAGATTAATGTATTAatgttattttctatttttattagttttttttttacttttacacaaTTTTTTAGTGATGTTTTATtgcaaaaataagaaataaaaagattgatttaaaaaaatgttatttaaaataaagtaacacttgaaataatcaaaatttcaatgaaaaattgagaacatttttttttttaatagtcacacttgaaataaaatttaaatggaaaaatttataacgtttttttttttaaaataaaataacacttgAAATCATCAATGTTGTAATATTGAAatcattgttttaatcttacaaTGAACGCTCACCATTTTAAAatgcaatttatttaaaaattttgaaGCAAAATCTGTTTTATCTGAAACAAaattgtgaacttttttttttttttttttagaataaaataACCCTTGAAATCATCAATGTTGCAAtattgaaatcttttttttttttttgttgcaggaTGGTACCTCCATTCCGGTGACACTGTTTCACGAGGCGGCGTGCACGAAAGACACGCCTCTGCTGGTACACGTGTACGGAGCGTACGGCCGGGACGTCGGCATGCAGTTCTGCCCGGCGAAACGGTTTCTGCTGGAACAGGGCTGGGCTCTGGCCTACTGCCATATAAGGTAAACATCCGACACCACCACCGGCGGCGTGAGAGAAACGTTTGTATTGACGACGGACACATGTTTTGCGTAAGAGGGGGAGGAGAACGCGGGCTGGCGTGGCACAGACGAGCTCGCGCGGAGGGCAAGCGCAGAGCGGCGGAGGACCTTCAAGCCTGCCTCAGTCACATCTTCTCCTCGGGGCTCTCGAGCCCGTCGAGGACCGTCCTC harbors:
- the prepl gene encoding prolyl endopeptidase-like isoform X2 — encoded protein: MEKETPLDHLGRDLERYKDLKARFKRHLKAIYSRFSNVPDHSAVYGRHHVYFLEGNGIYRMGKRKRESEPERVLDLGWICSGEEEAQEWTVQRMRLSPQEKHLAATVKTRDGQTMRCAVVRLGQSNILTLDDVFSFEWATDEVLFYTIQEGVKCQNVYRLDLTQNGSAIIRSVYEESQPDVFVEVSLSRDGRALIITGSGRSSSEVSLVDVSDPRLEPVLVQARRPDMLYHVEHWRRHLIVLANTGPGREYQVVKAPLSDPSMTSWAAIFTPRRGTVLKDMDVVGDHCVLVAVTTGNQLELVVVPLSRPKEAYTLQLPSWASVVESKRPGCADQRGALEFLISSPVRPPLCCHLYPEEGRLSSGSGFPKDRADYVTARLTACSRDGTSIPVTLFHEAACTKDTPLLVHVYGAYGRDVGMQFCPAKRFLLEQGWALAYCHIRGGGERGLAWHRRARAEGKRRAAEDLQACLSHIFSSGLSSPSRTVLAARSAGAVPVGALCNRRPGMMRAVTLQSPFLDVLATMEDAKLPLTVEDREEWGDPLANPQHRLSIASYCPLHNITPQWYPSMLLTAYADDNRTPLAGVLKYAEKLKEALQTHFSAAAESGPEPNIVVNIQPGANHMGPDDWEAILEEEALHLAFLYKELDLEPPRPPRRRRS
- the prepl gene encoding prolyl endopeptidase-like isoform X3, giving the protein MSVLAALRFAARFVTFRSRCKDVFATKRVICRSFAKETPLDHLGRDLERYKDLKARFKRHLKAIYSRFSNVPDHSAVYGRHHVYFLEGNGIYRMGKRKRESEPERVLDLGWICSGEEEAQEWTVQRMRLSPQEKHLAATVKTRDGQTMRCAVVRLGQSNILTLDDVFSFEWATDEVLFYTIQEGVKCQNVYRLDLTQNGSAIIRSVYEESQPDVFVEVSLSRDGRALIITGSGRSSSEVSLVDVSDPRLEPVLVQARRPDMLYHVEHWRRHLIVLANTGPGREYQVVKAPLSDPSMTSWAAIFTPRRGTVLKDMDVVGDHCVLVAVTTGNQLELVVVPLSRPKEAYTLQLPSWASVVESKRPGCADQRGALEFLISSPVRPPLCCHLYPEEGRLSSGSGFPKDRADYVTARLTACSRDGTSIPVTLFHEAACTKDTPLLVHVYGAYGRDVGMQFCPAKRFLLEQGWALAYCHIRGRRTRAGVAQTSSRGGQAQSGGGPSSLPQSHLLLGALEPVEDRPRRPQCRGRAGGGAV
- the prepl gene encoding prolyl endopeptidase-like isoform X1, which encodes MSVLAALRFAARFVTFRSRCKDVFATKRVICRSFAKETPLDHLGRDLERYKDLKARFKRHLKAIYSRFSNVPDHSAVYGRHHVYFLEGNGIYRMGKRKRESEPERVLDLGWICSGEEEAQEWTVQRMRLSPQEKHLAATVKTRDGQTMRCAVVRLGQSNILTLDDVFSFEWATDEVLFYTIQEGVKCQNVYRLDLTQNGSAIIRSVYEESQPDVFVEVSLSRDGRALIITGSGRSSSEVSLVDVSDPRLEPVLVQARRPDMLYHVEHWRRHLIVLANTGPGREYQVVKAPLSDPSMTSWAAIFTPRRGTVLKDMDVVGDHCVLVAVTTGNQLELVVVPLSRPKEAYTLQLPSWASVVESKRPGCADQRGALEFLISSPVRPPLCCHLYPEEGRLSSGSGFPKDRADYVTARLTACSRDGTSIPVTLFHEAACTKDTPLLVHVYGAYGRDVGMQFCPAKRFLLEQGWALAYCHIRGGGERGLAWHRRARAEGKRRAAEDLQACLSHIFSSGLSSPSRTVLAARSAGAVPVGALCNRRPGMMRAVTLQSPFLDVLATMEDAKLPLTVEDREEWGDPLANPQHRLSIASYCPLHNITPQWYPSMLLTAYADDNRTPLAGVLKYAEKLKEALQTHFSAAAESGPEPNIVVNIQPGANHMGPDDWEAILEEEALHLAFLYKELDLEPPRPPRRRRS